The DNA window CCGGCGTCCTTGCCGGAAAGCACCTCGACCGAGTCACCCGTCTTGATCTTGAGCTTCGCTGCCATGGTGCTAGAGGACTTCCGGTGCTAGGGAGACGATCTTCATGAAATTGCGCTCGCGCAGCTCGCGCGCGACGGGCCCGAATATGCGCGTGCCCCGCGGGTTGCGCTGGGCATCGATGATCACGGCCGCGTTCTCGTCGAACGCGATGTACGTGCCGTCGTCGCGGTGATGCTGCTTCGTCGTGCGCACCACCACGGCCGTCACCACCTCGCCCTTCTTGACGGCGCCGTTGGGCGTGGCCTGCTTGACGGTGCCGACGATGATATCCCCGACCCCGGCATAGCGACGCCGGCTGCCGCCCTTGATGCGAATGCAGAGCAGCTCGCGGGCGCCGGTGTTGTCGGCGACA is part of the Gaiellales bacterium genome and encodes:
- the rplN gene encoding 50S ribosomal protein L14; protein product: MIQVETRLRVADNTGARELLCIRIKGGSRRRYAGVGDIIVGTVKQATPNGAVKKGEVVTAVVVRTTKQHHRDDGTYIAFDENAAVIIDAQRNPRGTRIFGPVARELRERNFMKIVSLAPEVL